One part of the Engraulis encrasicolus isolate BLACKSEA-1 chromosome 17, IST_EnEncr_1.0, whole genome shotgun sequence genome encodes these proteins:
- the LOC134467491 gene encoding uncharacterized protein LOC134467491 produces MDLNCVLKVEEFEEEICSRQEIKREEEPHDIKQEENTEISIVVKQEEEIKQEHPSVGPLPSEDTKVEFGPLPSEDTKEGVGSLPYEDTKEGVGSLPYEDTKEGVGPLPSVDTKEGVRILPSEDVGAEPSEDVRTRAVSGYYVWGSIPFMFDPESDPEAEQEEATPAKKRRKGVPVSDWCTCGNCKLMKKESENICCQEIPQLTQRLGELANPVPGCMTDHPGFHPVCLNVYNLQRAFNAFRYHHGRLRIRSLKRRYKFLARWSLVTWCWGLQGREIRVGIPSCVALRIRREFPLVQGPDAPRPPPLHRRQKTTTGACH; encoded by the exons ATGG atTTGAATTGTGTCTTGAAGGTAGAAGAATTTGAAGAGGAAATTTGTTCAAGACAGGAAATAAAAAGGGAAGAAGAGCCTCATGACATCAAACAGGAAGAAAATACAG AGATCTCCATTGTGGTGAAGCAGGAGGAGGAAATAAAGCAGGAGCATCCTTCAGTTGGACCGCTCCCTTCTGAGGACACTAAAGTGGAGTTTGGACCGCTTCCTTCTGAGGACACTAAGGAGGGTGTAGGATCGCTGCCTTATGAGGACACTAAGGAGGGTGTTGGATCGCTGCCTTATGAGGACACTAAGGAGGGTGTTGGACCGCTGCCTTCTGTGGACACTAAGGAGGGTGTAAGAATACTGCCTTCTGAGGATGTAGGAGCGGAGCCCTCAGAGGATGTGAGAACACGCGCTGTGTCAG GCTACTACGTTTGGGGTAGCATACCTTTCATGTTCGATCCAGAATCGGATCCGGAGGCGGAGCAAGAAGAGGCGACTCCAGCCAAAAAGCGACGAAAGGGCGTGCCAGTTTCTGATTG GTGCACTTGTGGAAATTGCAAATTAATGAAAAAGGAGTCTGAGAACATTTGCTGCCAGGAGATTCCACAG CTGACCCAGCGCCTTGGGGAGCTGGCCAATCCGGTGCCAGGATGCATGACGGACCATCCAGGGTTCCATCCTGTCTGTCTGAACGTCTACAACCTCCAGAGAGCTTTCAACGCCTTCAGATACCACCACGGCCGCCTGCGCATCCGATCACTTAAGCG ACGTTACAAGTTTCTGGCACGCTGGAGCCTGGTGACGTGGTGTTGGGGTCTCCAGGGGCGAGAGATTCGCGTGGGCATCCCGTCCTGCGTCGCTCTGCGCATTCGGCGCGAGTTTCCCCTCGTCCAAGGACCAGACGCCCCCAGACCTCCTCCCCTCCATCGACGCCAGAAAACTACAACTGGTGCATGTCATTAG